The genomic stretch CCGTAATATACCATCTTATGATACACCTTTACAACAAGTAGGTGGTGATAATAACGCCTATACAACTCCAGACGTAACGAATTATTACTGCTCTTTGCCTGCTATAAATCTAGAAACCGCTTTTTGGCTTGAATCTGATCGTATGTTTGGCTTGGCATTTGACGAAAAATCCCTTGAAGTGCAGAGAAAAGTAGTCATAGAAGAATTTAAAGAACGTTACCTGAACCAACCGTATGGAGATGTATGGCACCATTTAACAGATATGTCCTTCACTACGCATCCATATAACTGGCCCACTATAGGCAAAGAATTAAGCCATATAGAAAATGCTACTATGGATGACGTCAAAGATTTTTTTTATCAATTTTACAGGCCTAATAATGCTGTATTAGTAGTAGCAGGCAAAATAAAACTGAGAGAGGTAGAAAGATTATGCACAAAGTGGTTTGAACCCATACCAATGGGGCTACCTAATTATAGATCACTACCTCAAGAGCCAGAACAACTATCACCCAGGAGAAAAGTGCTCGAGGGAGATGTTCCTATGAAAATGATCTACAAGGCCTATCATATGCCTGGAAAATGCATGAAGGGTTATTATGCAGCTGAGGTATTATGTAACTTGCTGGGTGAAGGTAAGTCTGCTTTGCTACATGCGTATCTTGTAGAAGCACAAGAACGTTATACCAAAATAGATACCTATACGACAGAGTCATTTGATCCTGGTTTATTTGTAATCAGTGGTAGTTTGATGCATGATGTTGCATTTGAAGAAGCGGAAAACGCCTTATTAGAAGTGTTGAAAAAGATAGAATCTATTACATCTACTGACCTAGAAAAAGTAAAAAATCAAATGGAAACACATCTTGTCTTTTCTCGGGTAGATCTCATCCATCGAGCTCAAGATCTAGCAGCAGCAACTTTGTTGGGCAATACAAATTTAGTAAATAGTGAGATCGAACTGATTCGAAATGTTTCTCTAGAAGAGGTTAAGGTAATAGCGCAAAATATTTTACAAGAGCAACGTTGCACTACAATTTATTACAAACCAATTCAAAAAACATAAATCCAGATACCATAAACTAATTGTAATTATGTTTGAAAATCTAAGCAAAAATTTAGAAAAAGCCATTAAATCCTTAAAGGGACAAGGCCGCATTACAGAAATAAACGTTGCTTCTACGATCAAAGAAATCCGTAGAAGCTTGGTTCAAGCAGATGTTCACTATAAGGTAGCTAAGCAAGTTACTGATGCTATTAAACAAAAAGCCATTGGTGCCAATGTGATTACGTTCATTTCCCCGGGACAACTTTTTACAAAACTTGTACAAGATGAACTAACGCTTCTCATGGGTGGTGCGCATACTGAAGTGCGCCTTTCTGGTAATCCTGCTATTATTTTAGTAGCTGGCTTGCAAGGTGCTGGAAAGACTACTTTGGTTGGCAAGTTGGCACATTATTATGCCAAGAAAAATAAAAAGTCCCTTTTAGTTGCTTGTGATGTATATAGGCCTGCAGCTGTGGAACAATTACAAAAATTAGGGAAACAACTGGAAGTGCCTGTTTACTCAGAGCCGGATGAAAAACAAGCCTATACCATAGCCAAAAATGGTATTAAAGAAGCCAAAAATAAAGCAATAGATCTTGTAATTGTAGACACTGCTGGACGCTTATCTATTGATGAGGAGATGATGAAAGAAATTCGTATGCTTAAGGAGAACCTAAAGCCATCCGAAACACTCTTCGTTGTGGATGCTATGTCTGGTCAAGATGCGGTTAATACAGCACAAGTTTTTAATGAGCAGCTCAATTTTGATGGTGTTGTACTTACGAAATTAGATGGTGATGCCCGTGGTGGCGCAGCTCTTTCTATTCGTAGCGTAGTCAATAAACCTATTAAGTTTATTAGTACAGGAGAAAAAATGCAAGATTTGGATATCTTTCATCCAGATCGTATGGCTAGTCGTATTCTAGGTATGGGTGATGTTATCTCCTTTGTAGAGCGAGCAGAGCAGGTATATACCGAAGAACAGCACCGAAATATAAGCAAAAAAATAAAACAGAATCAATTTAATTTGGAAGATTTTGTTGACCAAATTCGCCAGATGAAAAAGATGGGAAATATAAAAGACATCGTTTCTTTATTACCTGGAATGGAAAAAATATTACAAGGTCTACCTATACATAATGATATGTTTAAATCCTATGAGGTAATGGTGGATTCTATGACAATTAAAGAAAAAAGGCACCCGCAAATTATTGGCCAAAGTCGCCGTGAACGTATTGCCCATGGCAGTGGAAAAAGCGTGCACGAAGTAACCCAACTGCTTAAGCAATTTAATGCAGTTTGTAAATTGATGAAACAAGTACAACAGAAAGGTCCTTCTTTTTTTGCCAGACTGATGGCAAAAAAGGTTAAGTGAAAATGGCACAATAATATATGGTAAAATTGTAAGAATTATGTGCCAATTATTTATCTTTGTAGTGGATGTTTGTGAAATGGTTCAAGTCATTCCATTAGCTGAGTAATGCCTAAGAATTTGTTCAAATTAATGCTTTATAGATGTTTCTTATAGGATTAATTATACTTTTACTTGTCTCGTTTTTGGGCTCTCGGCTACAAGGCATGAGCTTAAGCATGTTAGGAGGGCTGGGTGTGTTGTTGTTCATGTTTCTTTTAGATGCGGCGCCTGCAGAGCCTCCTTTTCAAGTTATATTATGTATTGCTGCTGTAGTTAGTGCAGTGGGAACCATAGAGGCTACAGGTGGGTTAGGGTACCTAGTACAACTTGCTGAAAATCTGATTAGAAAACATCCTCATAGCATTATATATATTAGTCCTATGGTTACCTATGTCATCACTTTTTTAGCTGGTACCAATCATATTGCTTATTCTATTCTCCCTGTTATTGCAGAAGTGTCTAAAGAAGTTGGTATCCGTCCAGAACGACCACTTTCACTATCTGTGATTGCAGCGTTACATGGCGCGCTTGCTAGTCCCATTTCCTCTATGATGGTTATACTGGGTGGTTTTCTAAGTGCTTCTGGCATAGCTATGGTAACCATTTTTAAAATTGTTATTCCTGCAACTATTGGCGGTTTAATGATTGCAACCTTGGTGGTCAGTCGGTTGAATAAAAAAATGCCAGATTCTTTCTACACAACCATACAGGAAAAAACAGGTCACGCAACAACTGCTGCTACAGCACCAGTTAGTTGCGTTCAACACGGCAGTACGCAGAAAGCTAAACGGTCTATTCTATTATTTTTATTGGGTAGTTTGCTGATTGTTCTGGTGGATTCTATTAAAACATTACGTCCCTCGTGGGAAATAAATGGTACAAAAGTTATGCTGCCAACAGATTTTATTCTGCCTTTGGTTATGTTATCTACTGCTGCATTGGTTATGATATTTTGTCGCATACCTGCTAGGTCTATTACACAAGGGAAAGCATTTACTGCTGGTATCCAAGGGATGCTTTCTCTTTTGGGCATTGCTTGGCTAAGCAGTACATTTGTTCAGTGTAATAAACCAGTTCTATTGGAATTTATTTCAGAGTATCTTTCCGCTCCTTGGCAGTTTTCTATTATCTTAATGTTTATGTCATCCATCATGGGCAGTTCTGCTGCTACCATAAAGGCCATATTCCCACTAGGAATCGCATTGGGCATTTCTCCTAAAATATTGTTAGCTTCGGCAGCAGCTGTTAATGCTGTATTTATTATACCTATCTATCCAACTATGTTAGCTGCTATGAACTTAGATACAACTGGCACTACACGAATTGGTAAATATTTATTCAACCATAGTTTTATGTTACCAGGCTTAGTTGCTATTATTGGAGCAGTTGGCTTAGGATTTTTACTGGTTGCGATTCTTATACCAGGTTAAACACCTTATTTAGACAATAAACTTTTATTTCTTATGGCTATAATTGGATGGATTATATTGGTATTGGTACTTATAATAGGATTTCGATTGGGTGGCATTGCAATGGGCTTGTTGAGTGGATTAGGCTTGCTTTTACTCATTTTCTCTGGCTATGTACGATCTGTATCACCCCCCTCTGAATTAATGATATTACAAGCTAGTTGGTTAATCTTTAATGCTACACTTGATGCGGTCGGTTTTTTTCATTTTTTAAATGAAAATCTTAAGAAATTTCTAGAAAAATACAGTCGATATACTTATTCATCTATTATTATCTTTTGCTATTGCTTAGCCTTTATAACTGGAGATAGAAAGTATTTTAATAAAATGGATAGTGCAATACGCAATAAATTGTCCATGCAACAGCTTGTTATGAGCCATATCTCTATACATATGGCATCACTAGTGAGCCCTTTATCTGTATCAGGCATCATACTTTTACTGGTGTTGCGTAACAATGCTTTACCCATTTTAGATATCTTTGGTATGGTTATCTCTATTACCGTTTCCATAATCGTATTCAGTGGTATAATTTTATATTTTATCCCTTGCAAATGGTCTAAAAAATTAGACCAACTATTCGAGTTGTATGGTGAACATAATCAAGTCTCAATAGTCCAAGCTGAAACCAATCTGGGTAGGCTAAAACAGCACAATTATATTTTGTTGTTTTTGCTTTTATGTTTAGTGCAAACCATATTGCTGTCAGTAAAACCTCAAACGGATGGATTAACGGGGGTAATTTACTGTAACAAGATTTTTTTAATTCAACTTCCTATGTTCTTGGCCTTAATATTACTTGCAGTTGCAGCCTTATCTACGTTGTATTGGAAAATAAAGCCTGCTAAAATCGTTGGATCTAATCGATTTAAAATAGGGATTCAACAATTTT from Cardinium endosymbiont of Culicoides punctatus encodes the following:
- a CDS encoding M16 family metallopeptidase; translated protein: MIDFETFTLSNDLKVILHEDTTSNIAVVDIMYDVGSRDEHPAKTGFAHLFEHLMFGGSRNIPSYDTPLQQVGGDNNAYTTPDVTNYYCSLPAINLETAFWLESDRMFGLAFDEKSLEVQRKVVIEEFKERYLNQPYGDVWHHLTDMSFTTHPYNWPTIGKELSHIENATMDDVKDFFYQFYRPNNAVLVVAGKIKLREVERLCTKWFEPIPMGLPNYRSLPQEPEQLSPRRKVLEGDVPMKMIYKAYHMPGKCMKGYYAAEVLCNLLGEGKSALLHAYLVEAQERYTKIDTYTTESFDPGLFVISGSLMHDVAFEEAENALLEVLKKIESITSTDLEKVKNQMETHLVFSRVDLIHRAQDLAAATLLGNTNLVNSEIELIRNVSLEEVKVIAQNILQEQRCTTIYYKPIQKT
- the ffh gene encoding signal recognition particle protein, with product MFENLSKNLEKAIKSLKGQGRITEINVASTIKEIRRSLVQADVHYKVAKQVTDAIKQKAIGANVITFISPGQLFTKLVQDELTLLMGGAHTEVRLSGNPAIILVAGLQGAGKTTLVGKLAHYYAKKNKKSLLVACDVYRPAAVEQLQKLGKQLEVPVYSEPDEKQAYTIAKNGIKEAKNKAIDLVIVDTAGRLSIDEEMMKEIRMLKENLKPSETLFVVDAMSGQDAVNTAQVFNEQLNFDGVVLTKLDGDARGGAALSIRSVVNKPIKFISTGEKMQDLDIFHPDRMASRILGMGDVISFVERAEQVYTEEQHRNISKKIKQNQFNLEDFVDQIRQMKKMGNIKDIVSLLPGMEKILQGLPIHNDMFKSYEVMVDSMTIKEKRHPQIIGQSRRERIAHGSGKSVHEVTQLLKQFNAVCKLMKQVQQKGPSFFARLMAKKVK
- a CDS encoding anaerobic C4-dicarboxylate transporter family protein, which codes for MFLIGLIILLLVSFLGSRLQGMSLSMLGGLGVLLFMFLLDAAPAEPPFQVILCIAAVVSAVGTIEATGGLGYLVQLAENLIRKHPHSIIYISPMVTYVITFLAGTNHIAYSILPVIAEVSKEVGIRPERPLSLSVIAALHGALASPISSMMVILGGFLSASGIAMVTIFKIVIPATIGGLMIATLVVSRLNKKMPDSFYTTIQEKTGHATTAATAPVSCVQHGSTQKAKRSILLFLLGSLLIVLVDSIKTLRPSWEINGTKVMLPTDFILPLVMLSTAALVMIFCRIPARSITQGKAFTAGIQGMLSLLGIAWLSSTFVQCNKPVLLEFISEYLSAPWQFSIILMFMSSIMGSSAATIKAIFPLGIALGISPKILLASAAAVNAVFIIPIYPTMLAAMNLDTTGTTRIGKYLFNHSFMLPGLVAIIGAVGLGFLLVAILIPG
- a CDS encoding anaerobic C4-dicarboxylate transporter family protein, encoding MAIIGWIILVLVLIIGFRLGGIAMGLLSGLGLLLLIFSGYVRSVSPPSELMILQASWLIFNATLDAVGFFHFLNENLKKFLEKYSRYTYSSIIIFCYCLAFITGDRKYFNKMDSAIRNKLSMQQLVMSHISIHMASLVSPLSVSGIILLLVLRNNALPILDIFGMVISITVSIIVFSGIILYFIPCKWSKKLDQLFELYGEHNQVSIVQAETNLGRLKQHNYILLFLLLCLVQTILLSVKPQTDGLTGVIYCNKIFLIQLPMFLALILLAVAALSTLYWKIKPAKIVGSNRFKIGIQQFFIFFGLVWLVETLVDNDKILLGKILKEGIAINNYSFYYLVYFFCLLFMDAPIIIWVFAPLFISNHFSFLNIALMIISIYVLSIIRSCMVAICRKRGAHRHG